From Alteromonas sp. RKMC-009, one genomic window encodes:
- a CDS encoding HAD family hydrolase has protein sequence MRIAMWSGPRNLSTAMMYAFSARSDCAVIDEPFYAAYLKESGEVHPMQEAILASQPQRASEVIAQCLGPIPDGKDIFYQKHMSHHMLPAFPLAWTDDVINVFLLRHPARVIASYNEKREKPVLDDIGIRQQAELFNRQMTLNGEPPVVIDSDDLLTNPATGLQALCEAIGIPYDAGMLSWPAGGNKADGVWAEHWYNAVWASTGLKATARKPVPVLSEALQEVCEQALPYYYQLEKYKLTF, from the coding sequence ATGCGTATTGCTATGTGGTCCGGCCCCAGAAACTTATCGACAGCAATGATGTATGCGTTTTCCGCCCGCAGTGACTGCGCGGTAATTGACGAGCCCTTTTACGCGGCGTATCTGAAGGAAAGCGGGGAAGTGCACCCGATGCAGGAAGCGATACTGGCATCGCAACCACAGCGTGCTTCTGAGGTTATTGCGCAATGCCTGGGTCCGATCCCTGACGGTAAAGATATTTTCTATCAGAAGCACATGTCACATCACATGTTACCCGCATTTCCGCTGGCCTGGACAGACGATGTGATTAACGTGTTTCTGTTGCGTCATCCGGCCAGGGTGATTGCCAGTTACAATGAAAAGCGGGAGAAACCGGTACTGGATGATATCGGCATCCGTCAGCAAGCTGAGTTATTTAACCGCCAGATGACGCTGAACGGCGAGCCGCCGGTGGTAATTGACAGTGACGATTTGCTGACCAACCCCGCAACGGGGCTGCAGGCGCTGTGTGAAGCCATTGGTATACCTTACGATGCGGGCATGCTCAGCTGGCCGGCTGGTGGCAACAAAGCTGACGGCGTCTGGGCAGAGCACTGGTACAATGCGGTGTGGGCAAGTACCGGGCTTAAAGCCACGGCACGGAAACCCGTGCCGGTACTTTCAGAGGCATTACAGGAAGTTTGTGAGCAAGCACTTCCTTACTACTACCAACTTGAGAAATATAAGCTGACGTTTTAG
- a CDS encoding D-amino acid aminotransferase, producing the protein MSMADVSTHTAAEDARNDDILIYVNGDIVHRDEAKVSVYDSGFMLGDGIWEGLRLYDGKWAFLDEHMDRLFEAAKVVDMDLGMTRAQVTEALEATRKANNMHTDVHARLMFTRGKKKKPFQHPALSVHGPTLVIICEHSKASIARPIKLATVPHMRGLPMTQDPKLNSHSKLNCILACIAAEKAGADEALMLDVNGFVNTTNACNFFIVRKGEVWTSTGDYCMNGITRQKVIDVCERIGLKVHQRNYSLVETYGADEAFLTGTFGAQTPVSHIDGRAIGDVHPGPVTQQIREAYYQLVKESH; encoded by the coding sequence ATGAGTATGGCGGATGTCTCTACCCATACCGCAGCGGAAGATGCGCGTAATGATGATATTCTCATTTATGTAAACGGTGACATTGTTCACCGCGACGAAGCCAAAGTGTCGGTATACGACAGTGGCTTTATGTTAGGTGACGGCATCTGGGAAGGCTTGCGGTTATACGACGGCAAATGGGCTTTTCTGGATGAGCATATGGACCGGCTTTTTGAAGCTGCAAAAGTGGTCGATATGGATTTAGGCATGACCAGGGCGCAGGTTACAGAGGCGCTGGAAGCCACCCGTAAAGCCAACAACATGCATACCGATGTACATGCACGGCTGATGTTCACCCGGGGCAAAAAGAAAAAGCCGTTTCAGCATCCGGCGCTTTCTGTGCACGGTCCTACGCTGGTTATTATATGTGAGCACTCCAAAGCGTCCATTGCGCGGCCTATCAAGCTGGCTACTGTGCCGCATATGCGTGGCCTGCCTATGACGCAGGATCCCAAACTCAACTCGCATTCCAAGCTCAATTGCATACTGGCCTGTATTGCCGCAGAAAAGGCCGGTGCCGATGAAGCACTGATGCTGGATGTAAACGGGTTTGTAAACACCACCAACGCCTGTAATTTCTTTATTGTACGAAAAGGCGAGGTCTGGACCTCAACAGGTGATTACTGCATGAACGGTATCACCCGGCAGAAAGTGATAGACGTGTGTGAGCGGATTGGCCTGAAGGTGCATCAGCGCAATTATTCGCTGGTTGAAACCTATGGTGCTGACGAGGCCTTCCTTACCGGCACGTTTGGTGCGCAGACGCCGGTATCCCACATTGATGGCAGAGCAATTGGCGACGTGCACCCGGGACCGGTCACGCAGCAGATAAGAGAGGCATATTATCAACTGGTTAAGGAGTCTCACTGA
- a CDS encoding M1 family metallopeptidase, translating to MNKLSWVLASAPLLFACSQPADNTTTTESKPASAQHTEQKSTMASGTDYHSFSNPDAVRVTHLDLDLTADFDNRELTGTVTLDFDRIQPDADTLIVDTRALDIKQVTANGKAVEFTLGEEDENLGSPLSIALPESASAVTIDYVTSPDASGVQWLTPAQTQGKEHPFLFTQAQAIHARSFIPLQDSPQVRVTYDARIHTPADLLAVMSASNDPDTPRDGDYSFTMPQPVPSYLIALAIGHLEFKPMGERTGVYAEPEILDAAAAEFEDTESMLELTEKTYGPYSWDRYDLLILPPSFPFGGMENPRLSFITPTVIAGDKSLVSLIAHELAHSWSGNTVTNATWRDLWLNEGFTTYLTYRIMEMLYGTDRFNMEAVLGYQSLEADIAALPANDEILAVDLRGRNPDDVFSDIPYEKGALFLRELEQKVGRDNFDAFLMQYFKHFAFQSITTDTFMAYLEDTLLKQYPDRLDKQRIEEWVLKPGIPDGAPVPASDAFDKVDSQRTAWLNGDKPAADIKTVNWTTHEWLYFLNNMPSSLSAAQLKDLDSAFDLTNSHNNEIAHSWLMIAVQNEYKPAWPRLHDYLVEIGRNKLVKPLYRALSQTPEGKAFAKKAFEEAKPGYHPLTVHANEGFVED from the coding sequence ATGAATAAACTCTCATGGGTGCTGGCATCAGCACCGCTGTTATTTGCTTGCTCCCAGCCGGCAGACAACACGACAACGACAGAATCAAAACCAGCCAGTGCACAACATACTGAGCAGAAATCCACGATGGCATCAGGTACGGATTATCATTCATTTTCCAACCCTGACGCAGTGCGGGTAACACATTTGGATCTGGATTTAACCGCAGACTTCGACAACCGTGAGCTTACCGGTACAGTGACGCTGGACTTCGACCGTATTCAACCGGATGCGGACACGTTAATCGTTGATACCCGCGCACTGGATATCAAACAGGTAACCGCAAATGGTAAAGCCGTTGAGTTTACCCTGGGTGAAGAGGACGAAAATCTGGGCTCTCCCCTGTCGATAGCCTTACCTGAATCGGCCAGTGCTGTCACCATCGACTATGTGACTTCACCGGATGCATCCGGCGTGCAGTGGCTTACTCCGGCACAGACTCAGGGTAAAGAACATCCGTTCCTGTTTACCCAGGCTCAGGCCATTCATGCGCGTAGTTTCATTCCACTTCAGGATTCACCTCAGGTCAGAGTCACTTACGACGCCCGTATTCATACTCCGGCAGATTTACTGGCAGTCATGAGCGCGTCGAATGACCCTGATACGCCCCGTGACGGCGATTACAGCTTCACCATGCCTCAGCCTGTACCTTCTTACCTGATTGCCCTGGCCATAGGCCACCTTGAGTTCAAACCTATGGGTGAACGTACCGGCGTGTACGCCGAGCCTGAAATTCTCGATGCAGCCGCCGCCGAGTTTGAAGACACGGAAAGCATGCTGGAGCTGACAGAAAAAACCTACGGCCCCTACAGCTGGGACCGTTATGACCTGCTGATCCTGCCACCCTCCTTTCCTTTTGGTGGTATGGAAAACCCCCGTCTGTCATTCATCACCCCTACGGTGATTGCCGGCGACAAAAGTCTGGTTTCCCTGATTGCCCATGAGCTGGCGCACAGCTGGTCGGGTAATACTGTGACCAACGCTACCTGGCGGGATTTGTGGCTGAATGAAGGTTTTACCACCTATCTGACTTACCGCATTATGGAAATGTTGTACGGCACAGACCGCTTTAACATGGAAGCGGTACTGGGCTATCAGAGCCTTGAAGCAGATATCGCTGCGCTGCCGGCCAATGATGAAATACTTGCCGTAGATTTACGCGGACGCAACCCTGACGATGTATTTTCAGATATCCCTTACGAAAAAGGTGCGCTGTTTCTCCGTGAACTGGAGCAAAAGGTAGGGCGCGACAACTTCGACGCTTTCCTGATGCAATACTTTAAGCATTTTGCTTTCCAAAGTATCACCACCGACACCTTCATGGCGTATCTGGAAGACACGCTGCTGAAACAATATCCGGACAGGCTCGACAAGCAACGTATTGAAGAATGGGTGTTGAAGCCGGGCATTCCTGATGGTGCACCTGTACCGGCGTCTGATGCCTTCGATAAGGTGGACAGTCAGCGCACTGCCTGGTTAAATGGCGATAAGCCTGCTGCAGACATCAAAACAGTAAACTGGACAACCCACGAATGGCTGTATTTCCTGAATAACATGCCTTCTTCACTGTCTGCTGCGCAGTTAAAAGATCTGGATTCTGCCTTTGATCTTACTAACAGCCACAACAACGAAATTGCGCACAGCTGGCTGATGATTGCCGTACAGAATGAATATAAGCCGGCCTGGCCCCGTTTGCATGATTACCTGGTTGAAATAGGCCGGAATAAGCTGGTGAAACCGCTCTACCGGGCGCTGTCGCAAACACCGGAAGGGAAAGCGTTTGCGAAAAAGGCATTTGAAGAAGCCAAACCCGGTTATCACCCGCTGACAGTGCATGCGAATGAAGGCTTCGTAGAGGACTGA
- a CDS encoding Yip1 family protein yields the protein MSNHIWGLIHHPDKEWRSINEEHETVSHLYTHHVLWYALIPVVCSFIGTTQFGWTFGGEEVFQVSVASGLVLGAAFYALILLAVAAVGTIIHWMARRFPERPSRAECIVFAGYTATPLFMSGVFAIYPVFWLCVTAVAAGLVYTAYLLYAGTPSFLGISHKEGFILSTSTLCMGVLVLEALMIVAVALWSMGSEHSIMWYFFH from the coding sequence ATGAGCAATCACATATGGGGACTGATCCATCATCCCGATAAAGAATGGCGTTCCATTAATGAAGAACATGAAACGGTCAGCCATTTATATACCCACCATGTACTTTGGTACGCGCTTATCCCCGTGGTTTGTTCCTTCATCGGCACCACACAGTTTGGCTGGACTTTTGGCGGTGAGGAAGTCTTTCAGGTTTCTGTCGCCAGCGGACTGGTGCTGGGCGCCGCATTCTATGCATTAATTTTATTAGCCGTAGCTGCGGTTGGCACTATTATTCACTGGATGGCAAGACGATTCCCTGAACGCCCGTCACGGGCAGAATGCATCGTATTTGCCGGCTACACAGCAACCCCGTTATTCATGAGCGGCGTATTTGCTATTTACCCTGTGTTCTGGCTTTGCGTAACAGCAGTGGCGGCGGGCCTGGTGTACACGGCTTATCTGCTTTATGCGGGTACGCCAAGCTTCCTGGGTATCAGCCATAAAGAAGGCTTCATCCTTTCCACGTCGACGCTCTGCATGGGTGTGCTGGTGCTGGAAGCCTTAATGATAGTGGCCGTTGCTCTGTGGAGCATGGGCTCGGAGCACAGCATTATGTGGTACTTCTTCCACTAG
- a CDS encoding AsmA family protein gives MKKVLVILLLVIVVIAGGVVYLASGANDFIREQIETQGTKYLATPVTVSAVDLSFSDGRLTITDIDVENPDGFSEEDAFSLDGVTLDLAGATEEPYRIQEVTVDGPEILYEVDASGQGNLMVIKENLMANLPQGDSQPAEPSSAPAPKLIVDAVTVSNAKLKLNFENLETGDFKIDKKAYEVTLPTFSAGAIGQPDGLPADQVGAAIVNQMLDNAIKQAKAEAKKVLAEKAKEKVQEKIDEEKEKLMEKGKDKLKDLFN, from the coding sequence ATGAAGAAAGTTCTGGTTATTTTATTGCTGGTTATTGTGGTGATTGCCGGCGGTGTGGTTTATCTGGCCAGTGGGGCCAATGACTTTATCCGCGAACAAATTGAAACACAGGGCACAAAATATCTGGCTACGCCGGTTACCGTGTCAGCTGTGGATTTGTCTTTCAGTGACGGACGCCTGACTATCACTGACATTGATGTAGAAAATCCTGACGGATTCAGTGAAGAAGATGCATTCAGCCTTGACGGTGTGACATTAGATCTCGCCGGTGCTACCGAAGAGCCTTACCGCATCCAGGAAGTGACTGTAGACGGTCCGGAAATCCTGTACGAAGTAGATGCATCAGGTCAGGGCAACCTGATGGTTATCAAAGAGAATTTGATGGCTAACTTGCCTCAGGGCGACAGCCAGCCTGCAGAGCCATCCTCCGCTCCGGCGCCAAAACTGATTGTGGATGCGGTAACGGTGAGTAACGCGAAGCTGAAACTGAATTTTGAAAACCTTGAAACCGGTGATTTCAAAATTGATAAGAAAGCGTATGAAGTCACTCTGCCAACGTTCAGTGCCGGTGCCATTGGTCAGCCTGACGGTTTACCTGCTGATCAGGTCGGTGCGGCTATCGTAAATCAGATGCTGGATAACGCCATCAAGCAGGCAAAAGCCGAAGCGAAAAAAGTGCTGGCAGAAAAAGCCAAAGAGAAAGTGCAGGAAAAAATCGATGAAGAAAAAGAGAAGTTAATGGAGAAAGGCAAAGACAAGCTGAAAGATCTGTTTAACTAA